One region of Scophthalmus maximus strain ysfricsl-2021 chromosome 15, ASM2237912v1, whole genome shotgun sequence genomic DNA includes:
- the pkdccb gene encoding extracellular tyrosine-protein kinase PKDCC yields the protein MPEMGNSLRAAALLAFVVLSILVSLLISSVQQFGARVSHFSNATVAAADAEELATLRGALIHQLNERRKEILPLLSPDGDEQGQPAGTRLSPEPDATVDYDLWNEITHGSRKAHMDEMGCDSLVDMQAVEILGSGYTKLVVKVNLAGGQPVALKLVNEQGIDMGKCLEDFKDPPGCRELVSYKLQKEIVLLQRLQHPNVIKLRGHCAGDARVQGERGADRGRVTVILEQGNPLQMIQLLQSPWEDRFRVCLDLVRLLHFLSQSPLGSVALLDFQPRQFVTVSGELKLTDLDDASAEETACQSDADCTLLFPHRNFTLPCSTRGVCEGLNEKRNIYNAYRYFFTYLLPHQAPPGLTHLVDHIMNSTGELKADINQTLEAFEQILLLYKSGLHLDNLPPSIIRDYTVIRGMGTSGNVEYRCWPSYSQQGCVLSVHSAREAAYICNSHSQCNSFTLSGQKTWTGRLLASFRSSFSHLVPGGTSEVYVKKTKAPETSAA from the exons ATGCCCGAGATGGGCAACTCTTTACGCGCGGCCGCCCTCCTGGCGTTCGTGGTCCTCTCCATTCTGGTGTCACTGTTGATCAGCAGCGTGCAGCAGTTCGGAGCGAGGGTATCGCACTTTTCCAATGCAACTGTTGCAGCGGCTGATGCGGAGGAGTTGGCGACGCTGCGCGGGGCGTTGATTCACCAGCTGAACGAGAGGCGCAAAGAAATACTTCCGCTGCTTTCACCCGATGGAGATGAACAGGGACAACCGGCGGGGACTCGACTTTCTCCCGAGCCGGACGCGACTGTGGATTATGATCTGTGGAATGAGATCACGCATGGCTCCAGGAAAGCGCATATGGATGAAATGGGCTGTGACTCCCTGGTGGACATGCAGGCGGTGGAGATCCTCGGCTCTGGATACACCAAACTGGTTGTCAAAGTGAACCTGGCCGGAGGTCAGCCCGTGGCCCTAAAGCTCGTCAACGAGCAGGGGATCGACATGGGGAAGTGTTTGGAGGATTTTAAAGACCCGCCGGGCTGCAGGGAGCTCGTGTCCTACAAGCTGCAGAAAGAAATAGTCCTGTTGCAGAGGCTGCAGCATCCAAATGTCATAAAG CTCAGGGGTCATTGTGCAGGAGATGCACGAGTCCAGGGAGAACGAGGAGCAGACCGAGGAAGAGTCACCGTGATTCTGGAGCAGGGGAATCCTCTGCAGATgatccagctgctgcagagcccCTGGGAGGACAGATTCAGG GTGTGTCTGGACCTGGTCCgactcctccacttcctctcgcAGTCTCCTCTTGGCTCTGTGGCTCTGCTGGACTTCCAGCCCCGGCAGTTTGTCACCGTGTCCGGCGAGCTGAAGCTCACCGACCTGGACGACGCCAGCGCGGAAGAAACCGCCTGCCAGAGTGACGCAGACTGCACCCTACTGTTTCCCCACAGAAATTTCACCCTGCCCTGCTCGACTCGGGGCGTGTGCGAGGGCCTGAATGAGAAGAGGAACATTTACAACGCCTATAG GTATTTTTTCACCTACCTGCTGCCTCACCAGGCCCCGCCCGGCCTCACACACCTGGTAGACCACATCATGAACTCCACAG GGGAGCTGAAAGCCGACATCAATCAGACACTGGAGGCCTTTGaacaaatcctcctcctctacaaGTCTGGCCTGCACCTGGACAACCTGCCTCCATCAATAATCAGAG ATTACACCGTGATCCGAGGTATGGGAACCTCTGGGAACGTGGAGTACCGCTGCTGGCCGTCCTACAGCCAGCAGGGCTGCGTGCTGTCGGTCCACAGCGCCAGAGAGGCTGCGTACATCTGTAACTCCCACTCCCAGTGCAACAGCTTCACTCTGAGCGGACAGAAGACGTGGACGG GGCGTCTCCTGGCCTCTTTCAGGAGCAGCTTCAGTCACCTGGTGCCTGGTGGGACATCAGAGGTTTATGTGAAGAAAACCAAAGCTCCTGAGACCTCCGCGGCGTGA